In a genomic window of Zingiber officinale cultivar Zhangliang chromosome 9B, Zo_v1.1, whole genome shotgun sequence:
- the LOC122023396 gene encoding cytokinin dehydrogenase 11-like, with protein MLIAYLDHQRQDQLQWLVSAGGSSSDEAILCALGVEESGDVALSARDFGGVVSLWPARFLRPSTADDVARALHLAARSAGLTVAARGNGHCVGGQAMAAGGIVLDMRTLGPPMSLAPGGAAVDVPGGALWSEVLEWTVRNHRMAPPSWTDYLGLTVGGTLSNGGVSGQCFRYGPQVNNVVEMDVVTTDGDRRLCSASINSDLFFAVLGGLGQFGVITRARLALLPAPKMVRWRRVVYADFETFASDAEWLVTQPDASAFNYVEGFAFLNDASDPASGWNSVPILPGSAFDPADFLTADAASVLYCLELALYYDDRAADRVDEREEELLRRLRYVRAAEFSADVGYVAFLSRVAPVEAEARARGTWATPHPWLNLFISAGDIVDFDRNVFKRVLLGGIVGPMLVYPLRRSRWDERMSVALPDSEVFYLVALLRFIAPGAGEAAAATAAAEQNKEILRHCRTKGYDFKVYIPRYDSEGDWAAHFGRDWGRFVERKQRYDPMAILAPGQNIFSRTRPLALAATQPPGIISARPAIVDDSNDRSIELPKTLRPPTKM; from the exons ATGTTAATAGCTTATCTCGACCACCAGCGGCAGGACCAGCTGCAGTGGCTCGTCTCGGCCGGCGGAAGCAGCTCCGACGAGGCGATCCTTTGCGCGCTCGGCGTCGAGGAATCTGGGGACGTCGCCCTCTCGGCCCGCGACTTCGGTGGGGTGGTTTCGCTGTGGCCGGCGAGGTTCCTACGGCCGTCGACCGCCGACGACGTCGCGCGCGCGCTCCACCTCGCGGCGCGCTCAGCGGGGCTCACCGTCGCCGCACGCGGAAACGGCCACTGCGTCGGCGGGCAGGCCATGGCGGCCGGGGGGATCGTCCTCGACATGCGCACTCTCGGCCCGCCGATGTCCTTGGCCCCCGGAGGCGCCGCCGTTGATGTCCCCGGCGGCGCGCTGTGGTCGGAGGTGCTGGAGTGGACAGTGCGCAACCACAGGATGGCGCCGCCGTCATGGACGGACTACCTCGGCCTCACCGTCGGCGGGACGCTGTCCAACGGCGGCGTCAGCGGGCAGTGCTTCCGGTACGGGCCGCAGGTCAACAACGTGGTGGAGATGGATGTGGTGACCACCGATGGCGATCGCCGCCTATGCTCCGCCTCCATCAACTCCGACCTCTTCTTCGCCGTCCTCGGCGGCCTCGGCCAGTTCGGCGTCATCACCCGCGCTCGTCTCGCCCTCCTCCCCGCCCCCAAAATG GTGAGGTGGAGGAGGGTGGTGTACGCAGATTTTGAGACTTTCGCCAGCGACGCCGAGTGGCTGGTGACCCAACCCGACGCGTCAGCCTTCAACTACGTGGAGGGCTTTGCGTTCCTGAACGACGCGTCGGACCCGGCGAGTGGGTGGAACTCGGTGCCCATTCTGCCCGGCTCGGCCTTCGACCCCGCCGACTTCCTGACCGCCGACGCCGCCTCGGTCCTCTACTGCCTCGAACTCGCCCTCTACTACGACGACCGCGCCGCCGACCGCGTCGACGAG CGAGAGGAGGAGCTGCTGCGGCGGTTGCGGTACGTGAGGGCGGCGGAGTTCTCGGCGGACGTGGGCTACGTGGCGTTCCTGTCGCGGGTGGCGCCGGTGGAAGCGGAGGCGCGCGCCCGCGGGACGTGGGCGACGCCGCACCCCTGGCTCAACCTGTTCATTTCCGCCGGCGATATCGTCGATTTCGACCGGAATGTGTTCAAGCGCGTCCTCCTCGGAGGCATTGTCGGGCCGATGCTCGTCTACCCCTTGCGCCGGAGCAG GTGGGACGAGAGGATGTCGGTGGCGCTGCCGGATAGCGAGGTGTTTTACCTGGTGGCGCTGCTTCGGTTCATCGCGCCGGGAGCaggggaggcggcggcggcgacagCAGCGGCGGAGCAGAACAAGGAGATCCTGCGCCACTGCCGGACCAAGGGATACGACTTCAAAGTGTACATCCCTCGATACGATAGCGAGGGCGACTGGGCGGCGCACTTCGGCCGAGATTGGGGCCGATTCGTGGAGAGAAAGCAGCGGTACGACCCGATGGCCATCCTCGCCCCAGGGCAGAACATATTCTCCCGGACCCGCCCGCTCGCCCTCGCCGCTACCCAACCACCTGGAATCATTTCCGCACGGCCGGCGATCGTCGACGATAGTAACGATCGATCGATCGAGCTGCCCAAAACTCTCCGGCCGCCGACAAAAATGTAA
- the LOC122023397 gene encoding anthranilate synthase beta subunit 2, chloroplastic-like, with the protein MASSLLSSKSYSGLRTPRGGDPRWLPTVSAVVSIPSPRSLGLERGGFTLGKSFQPTILRGFAKTVVRNGVAGAVSSMDERPIVVIDNYDSFTYNLCQYLGELGVHFETYRNDEITVDEIKRINPRGILISPGPGTPQDSGISLQTVLELGPSIPLFGVCMGLQCIGEAFGGKIVRAPSGVMHGKSSLVYYDESLDDTLFHGLPNPFTACRYHSLVIEKESFPSDSLEITAWTEDGLIMAARHKKLKHIQGVQFHPESIMTPEGRTMVGNFIKSMDKLKLPNFLS; encoded by the exons ATGGCGTCCTCTCTCCTCTCCTCCAAATCTTACTCCGGTCTCCGAACCCCACGCGGCGGCGACCCTCGCTGGCTTCCTACCGTCTCCGCCGTCGTCTCCATCCCTTCTCCTCGGTCTCTGG GACTCGAGCGTGGGGGTTTTACCCTCGGGAAGAGCTTCCAGCCCACGATCCTTAGAGGATTCGCCAAGACGGTTGTCAGGAATGGCGTTGCTGGTGCAGTGAGTTCGATGGACGAAAGGCCTATCGTTGTGATCGATAACTATGACAGCTTTACCTATAATCTCTGCCAG TACCTGGGGGAGCTTGGTGTGCACTTTGAAACATATCGGAATGATGAGATAACTGTGGATGAGATAAAAAG GATAAACCCAAGAGGAATACTGATATCTCCTGGCCCAG GTACACCTCAAGATTCAGGGATTTCCTTGCAGACTGTACTTGAGTTGGGTCCTTCAATACCATTATTTGGAGTTTGTATGGGTTTGCAATGCATTGGAGAGGCATTTGGAG GAAAAATAGTCCGTGCTCCTTCAGGAGTCATGCATGGGAAGAGCTCTCTTGTCTACTATGATGAATCACTAGATGATACTTTATTTCATGGTTTGCCCAA CCCCTTCACTGCCTGCCGATACCACAGCCTCGTGATTGAGAAAGAAAGTTTTCCTAGTGATTCACTTGAGATCACTGCCTGGACAGAGGATGGATTAATAATGGCTGCTCGTCACAAGAAGCTCAAACATATCCAG GGAGTTCAATTCCACCCTGAAAGCATTATGACACCTGAAGGCAGAACAATGGTTGGCAATTTCATTAAGTCGATGGACAAACTGAAGCTACCAAACTTCCTGTCTTAA